The DNA region CCACCTTGGCCGAGGACATCCCCAGCTGGGCCAGGAGATCATCGAGGCTGGCGGCGGTATGCCGGGCGAAGCCCAGCTCCCGGGCCTCCACGTCGTCCATGGTCAGAAGCTCACCAGCCGCCACCACCAGCCGTTTGGACCGGATGGCGGCCTGGTCGGTCTCGGCCAGCTGCTCCAGCTCCGGGGTATCCAGGAACTGCCGCTGCCCGTCCTGGGTGATGACCTCGTAGACCTCCATCTCGGCGGTGACCATGGCCTCGGCCAGGCGCTGGGGATAGCCGTTGCGGCGGGCCAGGGCCCGGAACTTGGCCCGGAGCGGCGACTGGAACTTCTCGCCCAGCATCTGCGGCCCTTCGTCGGAGTAGGCGATGGGCGCGCAGTCGCCGATGGTGGTGTGGGGACGCATGGCCAGCTCGTGGCAGGCCAGGGCGATGAGGGCGCCGGCGGAGATCGCCTTGCCCGCGACAAAGGCCACCGTGCGGCTCGGGGCGTCGTTGACAATGGCATCGACGATGCGCAGGGCCGAGTCCACCCGGCCGCCGAAGGTGTCCATCTCCAGGACGAAGAGGGCGTCCTTGGCGTTGGCGGTGTCCCGGAAGGCCCGCTCCAGAAAGGCGGCCATGCCGGGATCCACATCGCCGGCCACCGGCAGCACGTAGACGGTGGCAGCAGGATGGGGCTGCTCCGGGCCGGCAACCGCCGGCCAGGCGGCGACCGCGAGGAGCAGGCTCAGCGCGAGAAGACGGATACGGGGGTCAGTCCAGCCAGAGGAGGTCAAGATCGATCTCGATGTCGGAAAAAGGCTCGGCGCGCACCGTGCCACCATCGCCATGAACGGAGAGGAGCAGCCAGCTGCTGGCTTCTCGGCGGAAGATCTCCAGGGTCCTGGCATCGGGATCGAGG from Thermodesulfobacteriota bacterium includes:
- a CDS encoding serine protease translates to MTSSGWTDPRIRLLALSLLLAVAAWPAVAGPEQPHPAATVYVLPVAGDVDPGMAAFLERAFRDTANAKDALFVLEMDTFGGRVDSALRIVDAIVNDAPSRTVAFVAGKAISAGALIALACHELAMRPHTTIGDCAPIAYSDEGPQMLGEKFQSPLRAKFRALARRNGYPQRLAEAMVTAEMEVYEVITQDGQRQFLDTPELEQLAETDQAAIRSKRLVVAAGELLTMDDVEARELGFARHTAASLDDLLAQLGMSSAKVVHLAPSWSEALGSFISTIAPILLVIGLGALYTEIKSPGFGLPGVIGILCLGLVFLNQYLMGLADHTELLLIALGLALLGLEVFVLPGFGIAGLAGFGCLLVGMILAFQDFVIPSPDMPWQEELLVTNSIRVLGATIAAFLAALFFLRHLLPRLGRVVEGPYLDTS